The nucleotide sequence ACGTGGTAGATTGTCTGGTGCCCAAGACGTTATTGGAAACTTACGGAAAGAAAATCACCGATGGTGGAAAGGAAATGTCACTCTTGCGATACAGTGCTTGTACGTGCGGACCTTCGAACTTCAGTGCATTCAAGTACTCCTTACGGCAGGACATGTATACCCCCAAGAGAGACACCGAAATCATGTGTGTAATTACGATGTACAACGAAGATGAGATCTTATTGGCCCGTACCTTGAAGGGGGTGTTTAACAACATCAGCAACTTGACCAATAGAAACCACCCCGACTGGGGTGAGGATTCTTggaagaaggtggtgatCACCATCGTCACCGATGGACGGCTGGCTCTTAACGAGCGGACTgagaagttgttgctgGCATTGGGGATTTACCAGGATACCTACgccaagtccaaaatcaacaacaagtcgGTGAAGGCCCACGTGTTTGAGTACACGTCAACGGTGGGAattgaaaccatcaacGAGAACAGAATCCACTTGACCGTCAATGACAATCCGGTGCAGTTTATCTTCTGTTTAAAggagaagaacttgaggaAAATCAATAGTCATCGGTGGTGTTTCCAGGCGTTCGCACCCATCTTGCAGCCAAAGGTGGTGATGCTTTTGGACTGTGGGACCGTTCCTCAAAAGGATGCTTTCTTCCACTTGTGGAGATCCTTCAACGATCCGAACGTGGCGGGAGCATGTGGAGAGATGAAAACCGGGTTGGGACCAAACAAACTGCTTTTGTTGAATCCATTGGTGGCGGCACAGAACTTTGAGTACAAGATCTCCAACGTGCTAGACAAGCCGATGGAATCTGTGTTTGGGTTTATTTCGGTATTACCAGGAGCTTTTTCGGCGTACCGGTACGAAGCATTGTTGAACGTCAACGGAAAAGGGCCTTTGGAGAAGTATTTTAAAGGGGAGTTTTTGCACCACAGCAACAAGATTGATGAAaacgacgatgatgatgaaaaggagttgaaagagaagaGCTATAGAGAAGTGGGTATTTTTACCAGCAACATGTACTTGGCCGAAGATAGAATTTTGTGTTTCGAGTTGGTGGCCAAGAAAGGATGCAACTATATTTTGAGATACGTGAACGAAGCTAAGGCCGAAACCGATGTTCCTGAGACCATTGAAGACTTTGTGTtgcaaagaagaagatggttGAATGGTTCGTTGTTTGCAGCGTGCTACTCGATTTTCCATTGGACCAAGATATGGAAGAGTCAGCATCTGTTGTTGCGGAAGCTCGTGTTACAGGTGGAATTCTACTACCAGTTGGTGACTATTTTGGTGTCGTGGTTTTCGCTTGCGAGTTTCTTTCTTGTGTTTGACATCTTGACGTCGAACTTGGGTTCTAAGACCATTGACTTTGAGGTGGGCAAGTACTTGTCAATAGTGGCCTTATGGCTCTACGTGGTGGCGATCATTTGTACGTTTGTGTTAGGGTTTGGAAATACTCCGAGAGGAACGAAAAAGTTCTACCTCGCCATTAGCATTACATTTGCGGTGTTGATGCTATACATGCTTTTCGCAGCCGTTTATTTGGCGGTGAGCACGGTGAATtcgatcttgaaaaacaatCACTTCACGGCCCTCATGCTTGTTTCCAACGAGAAGTTTAGGGACTTGGTGATCTCCATGGCCAGTACATACGTCTTGTACTTTGTGGCGGCATTGATATATGGGGAACCCAGTTTTATGGCCACCTCATTTTTACAGTACTTGCTTCTTTCACCCACTTATGTGAATGTGTTGAACATTTACTCCTTCTGCAACATCAACGACATATCGTGGGGTACCCGAAGCGACCCCCAGGCTCGGGATCTTGGCCAGGCCAAAAGCACCGGTGAAAAAGATGGCGatgtgttgatgatggtaagCGGTGGAGATGAGCTCGAAGTAAATGACAAGTATATGAACACGCTTGAGGAGTTACGGGTGGTACCTGATAAGGTAGAGAAGATCAACGCCAGAAAGGATAAAGATGACAACTACTACGCGTTGATTAGGACCATCACCGTGTTGGTGTGGGtattctccaacttgattttaATTGCCATTGTGTTGGAAATTGGAGGCATGAGCCAGGTCATGCAGGTGACAAGCTACACAATGATCAGCAACAACTCAGAGGTATTTTTATCGATCATTCTTTGGTTGGTTGCGGGTTTGGCGTTGTATCGGTTTATAGGAAGTGTGttatttttggtgttcaaggTGTTTCGGCCCTTGAAGTGGAAGATCCGGGGGAGGGGGTAGAGTAGAATACATAATACCATTGAAATAGTAGACACATATTCTGTTTGAAATGAATGCAAACAGTTCTGACCCTACACCCACGGAGCTCCTAGATATATTGGAGTGGAGAATTATTGGATATGATCCCAGTAACGGGCAAGGCAAACGCGATGGCATTTTGGTCCGCACGAAGGCCGCCCGTTGTGGCTTGTGCCCCACTCCAAGAATTATCGGTACTATACCGACAAAAACACCATCGGCACTAAATCTATGCTTGCAAATTCGTCTGCAATGAAATTAGCACCGTTGAATGagccaatttcttgacgaGGTAACCATGGTGTTCCAACGCTATTCCTACCATTCCCCACCCCAAATAGGAGTCAAAGGCCCATTAATTGTCCACATATAACCAAACCATCGGAGTCTTTTGGCGGAGCCCGAAACCGACCCAGCCGCTACAACCGTTGGTGCGACagatgaaaattttttccGCTGGCCGCACTGTATTGGTGCCAATGAGAGGCGCCCGTCCGCACGATATTTTTTACTGGTTACCATAACAAACAGCGGGAAGTAATACGGGTCGAATGACGTAGACACCCAGAAAAGAACACTGGGATGAATGGCTCTCAT is from Yamadazyma tenuis chromosome 6, complete sequence and encodes:
- a CDS encoding chitin synthase (COG:M; EggNog:ENOG503NUPC; CAZy:GT2_Chitin_synth), whose protein sequence is MSDFSDDDLFESPTRRNSEDHNPFNTPRPFSETSFQPFYGTMNMYNTAYGMPLSHNNSVASPSEFDDTLEGSMIDTSMNHSLNHHMNHSMSQMSQPFMPPQLPAQLYQPYQQRHRGPSGSNYTSSTIVGEEMKLKRSKTVAFHEITPEYPDTAYQNTYYHQDEYNPNPYDYNYDMRMMPTRQLTFNGDNYMTNQLRDVDDDGDLDPFGDEESLFSEMSNEVNRQKSIRVKAGDLLDEDEDDLDDYKPKLNYSKTLKRARLVNGNYVVDCSVPKTLLETYGKKITDGGKEMSLLRYSACTCGPSNFSAFKYSLRQDMYTPKRDTEIMCVITMYNEDEILLARTLKGVFNNISNLTNRNHPDWGEDSWKKVVITIVTDGRSALNERTEKLLSALGIYQDTYAKSKINNKSVKAHVFEYTSTVGIETINENRIHLTVNDNPVQFIFCLKEKNLRKINSHRWCFQAFAPILQPKVVMLLDCGTVPQKDAFFHLWRSFNDPNVAGACGEMKTGLGPNKSLLLNPLVAAQNFEYKISNVLDKPMESVFGFISVLPGAFSAYRYEALLNVNGKGPLEKYFKGEFLHHSNKIDENDDDDEKELKEKSYREVGIFTSNMYLAEDRILCFELVAKKGCNYILRYVNEAKAETDVPETIEDFVLQRRRWLNGSLFAACYSIFHWTKIWKSQHSLLRKLVLQVEFYYQLVTILVSWFSLASFFLVFDILTSNLGSKTIDFEVGKYLSIVALWLYVVAIICTFVLGFGNTPRGTKKFYLAISITFAVLMLYMLFAAVYLAVSTVNSILKNNHFTALMLVSNEKFRDLVISMASTYVLYFVAALIYGEPSFMATSFLQYLLLSPTYVNVLNIYSFCNINDISWGTRSDPQARDLGQAKSTGEKDGDVLMMVSGGDELEVNDKYMNTLEELRVVPDKVEKINARKDKDDNYYALIRTITVLVWVFSNLILIAIVLEIGGMSQVMQVTSYTMISNNSEVFLSIILWLVAGLALYRFIGSVLFLVFKVFRPLKWKIRGRG